ATGTTTGGAAGAATGGTACGGTGCAGCTTGCTTTTGCAATAGGAAGCCGTGGGCGAGAATTGATACCTGACGAAGATTACTGGCAAGCAGTTTGGCCAAACACTCCAATTCCTAACACTCTCAAGGAGCTTTTAAAGCCTGGAGCCCAAGGTCCATATAACTCCTCAATTATACAGTCACATATTAGAGTTGGTTATGGATTATGGTTATGAGAACCAATCTTAGTCGACTGATCcaatttgattaattaaaaattgtttGTCAAATTAGTCggattcaaaataaaagaataaactAATTGATGAAACAGGtatgattttttaattgttaaccaactaaaaataataaattataataaatttaatttttttaaattatatattttatacataaatttattattttattatatttaatttaaatataggtaaattttaattaaatcttaAACCTTTAATTATATGGATTCGGTGATACCACAGGTCTGGTTTTTAGAACTTGGTATAGATCTAACAAATGAGGAATGCTAGGAGACAGTAATTTTAGTGTTTTATAACCATCAATTGGCcatcaatagtatttttaatggtgtagGAGATCActcacttttattttgatgGTTAAGTACTTTGATGGTTAAGTACTGaccaaaaaatacaaaagttgTTGGTTCCTAAACTTTTCCCTAACGAATTTCCACCTAATCTGCTCCACATGCACACCCCTGTCAATACACTATACACATTTGCAGAGCAATAACTGCAATTCTTTTATGAATGATTAATAGGGTAGAATTATCCTAAAATAAGAGTTTTTTGTATGATAATGCGTGCAGATTCTGAAATAAATGATGTTCCGATGAAAGTGGATGACACACAGTACCCAAAAACGTTCTTCTTCGAACATGAGCTATTTCCTgggaaaaagatgaacatgaaGTTCAGCAAAATCCCGTTTGCTCAACCATACGGAGTATATACATGGGGCAAAGTAATTAAAGACCTCGAAAAAGAGTCCTTCACCTTTGAGGATGCTTGCGTAAGAGAAGCCGGCAAGGACGAGGACAAGTACTGCGCAAAATCCTTATCAACTTTGATCGGTTTCGCCGTTTCCAAGTTGGGAAAGAACATTCAACCGTTTTCAAGTTCTTTCTTGGACAAGCAGACTGACTACACCATAGAGGGAGTGCACAATCTTGGAGACAAGGCTGTTATGTGTCACAGGCTCAATTTTCAAAGCACTGTCTTTTATTGTCACGAAATCCATGGAACCACCGCATACATGGTTCCAATGGTGGCAGCCGACGGCAGAAGAACTCAGGCGTTAGCGGTTTGCCACCACGACACTTCCGGCATGAATGCGGAGGTTCTTTATGAAATGCTGAAAATCAAGCCTGGAACAGAGACTGCTTGCCACTTCCTTGGAAACAAGGCAGTTATGTGGGTTCCCAACATGGCTGTCAATAGTGTCTACAATAATGCCAATATGGCAAGTTAATTAACTATGCCTTTGTTGAAGCCTTTTGGGTTTTactataattaaataataaaccCAAGTAATGTTGAACTCTCTACTTGTACTGTTGAAGCTCTAAAATACATGTGCGCCCATAATTAGGATGTAATGGAATTGTGCAGTATATATGATTATATGCTGCTCAATTTTAATGTCTATAACTTGTTGTTTGATATGAACTTTCAATATCATATCTACATGTTAATTAGTCGACATCCAGAAACAactttttttattgatttttaacttttattaaATGTTCATAATGGATAAAAACCTGGTTTAATAGTTTgatcaacaagaaaaaaaaaatattctatggtTGGATTCTTTCACCAGATCTGATGGCTCAAGTCTTGTTGGTAATTGTAAAAGAGAAAGTATAAGAATCAACTCTATTGTAAGTCAATTtgaacaattttttaaaaattaagattttaaaaaaaggCCAATTCTATGGTGCCTTTTTGTTTGGTGCTTAATTTTTGCCTAAATTACTTTTTATAGtaactttaaaatatttaaaggtttttaacttttatacttttaaatttaaaattaattattttacctGTTTTAGTAGTTAGGCAATACTTTTTAGGCACCATAGCAAACACCTTAAAAGAATAGGATTATAATATTGCGTCATACAAGCCTAACGAAATACCCTCCACGTACTATTCTTATGTAGCCGCTTCCCTAACGTGAATGCCATCTCCTCGCATCACCTTATATTATGCCAAATGGGGAATTTGCCGATTAAAAGAAAGTTTAATAGActattttttgtaaatatttgttgttaatataataaattataattatctTTGAATTATAATTATCTTTAAGATAATAATATAGTTGTTCGGTAGGTCGTGTACTGGACGGTTCGGGATGATCCTTGTGTGAGTAGATGGGGCGTGGCCTGGAATAGGTCGCGAGGGTGAGACAAGGAACCGACGTTCCGAACTTTCGACAAAGAGAGGGGAGGTGtcacctgcaatgacactccgacgctcaagtcagttgAGTGTGCAGGCGAAAAAGGGGGGTAAGGTAGAGTATGACGTACCTGTCCTTCCCTATTTATACCGTGTCAGAGGTGGGCCCTTCAAGGACAGACCCACTTTTCTCGAAGCTTCCTCACAGCTGTAGCGGAGAGTTGTCAAGGACCCGTGTCCGGGTCGTGTAGCAAGAGGTACGTGCCCGACCGTTCGGGTCGGGTCATCATGGGGTCGGGTCGACCCGTGAGTGGCTTGGGCCAGGCCGTTACAGTGCCCCCAACGCGCCGGCAATTAGCTGCACGGGCTGTTGGTGGCGTATTATCTTTTTGCTCGTTGTCGTCGGGTCGGTCGCTCGTGGGGGGAACGCGCGCCTTGCGTGCGTGTCCGTTCGTTGTTTGGGACGATCATCCGTCGCCTCGTTCTTCGCGCAGAGCTTTAAATGCTCATAATGGGTTGGGAAACCCTGTGTGCAAAGACCATTTTGCCCCTAGGCCTTTCGCGCTCCCACTGCAGCAGTTTTAAACGGTTTTGCATGGGTTTCCCCTTTTCACTTTCGCTCTTCCCACATATTTCTTCTGCATTCCCTATCATCAAAGGCTCATTCCAGAATTCTCGTGCGCTTCTTTCTCCTCCAAGTTCTTGCAATCAGTCCAGGTAATCATCgatccttttccttttctttaatGCCTTCTTGCATGTTTATTGTGCGTGCTTGCTGCTTTGTTGTTTGATTTCTATAAAATGGCTATCTTTACGATGTCGAATAGGTGTGCTAGGGGGGTTTCCATTCTGGAATAggttttgtttgattttgacTTCAAGCATGCTTAGTCTGAGTTGTAGGGTAGATGAAGTGTAGTTTCTGGGTTTTTTCGGGTTTCCGACCTCATAGACTAATCGAGTGGTGCCCCCATTGTAGGTATGCCTCGTATTGTCGCTCGGGCTTCCACTTCCGACGCGGGTTACGACCCGTATGCTTGGGTGGTCTCCGACCTCAGAGATTCCTCGAACCAAATGGGTGAGGAGGAACTCACCGAGTTCCGTCAGGCCGAGTACCTATGTGGGGGTACCGACGAGGAGGCCAATTACGACGTATACGTCCCTGCTCCTCATGAGCAGTTATACGAGCTCAACTTCCATGCTCCTCGGGTGGCCGAATGGATTTGGTTCTATAAAGCCATGTTTACCCAGGTGGGAGTTCGCATTCCTTTCTCCGCCTTTCAGATGGGGCTTTTAAGCCGGATTTCTGTGGCGCCGTCGCAGCTGCATCCGAACAGCTGGGCGTCGATTCGTTGTTTCGAGATGGTGTGCGAGTATCTGGAGCTGCCGGTGTCTGTTGAtgtcttcctctttttctttaaCCTTACAAACCCTTCCAAAGAGGAGAAGTCGAGAAAAGGGTTTATGTCTTTTCGATTTGCCCAAGGGCGGAGAATATTTGGTTTGTTCGAGAATTCCTACCATGGGTTCAAAGATAAATACTTCAAGGTTCGGCCGGTTAAGGGTCGTCACCCCTTTTGGCTGTCTTTAGAGGGAGAGTGCCTCATCCCGACGTATTGGAGTTTCGGGGCGGGGTCCAATACTTTTATCAAGGTCACCTACAAGGGGATGTCAGCTGTGGATCGGAAGATAGCCGATGTGTTATGGGCTGTTTTCGGGAGAAATCATGTGAATCCCCACCTCCTCATGGGTAATCGGGAGGTTGCCTGGAATTATATTCGTGAGTCGCCTATGTCGTGTTTGTATTTTGTATGGTTGCTTGTTTTGTCTTAGTATGCTGGTTACTAATTTGTTCATCTCTTGTTTACAGTGGGGATGTCTGCGGAAGTGACCGGTCTTGAGAACTTGTACAAGACTTTCTTGGAGGAAGAGGATGGTGAGGAGGCCGGAGGGCAGTCAGTGGCACCTCCCGAGGACGAGGGGACACAAACGGCACCCACGCCTCCCGACGTAGTCATGGCGGATAAAATTGTCAATCCAACACATGGTTCCCCCGTTCTCCAGGAAGTTACAGGTACTGGGCACTCGTCTTCCATTTGTCGGGAGGAGGATGAGGAGTTGAGGGTCATTCCCACTCCCAAAAGACAAAGGTCACAGTCTAGCCTTGAGGGGGTCCTTACCGTTATGGAAAGCAACTTCGATACCAGGTCGTTCATAGATACCCAATTGCTTCCTGGCACGGAGGAACATTTCCATGGTACCGACCTTTCAGGGCAAGCACGATGGATGTATCGCACCCTCCTTCGCGGCACGGCCCTAGCTCGAAAGGCTGAGTTCGAGCTGTCAGGTATGGCGTCGCTTCGTCAGAAATTTGAGACCACCGCCACAACCAATAataagctcaaggctcaagttGAAACACTTCAGGAGCAGCTGGCCAAGGCAGGGAATAAGCTTGAGGCTGCCGAGAAGAAGGCCGCGTCGGCCGAAGAAAAGTTGAAGACTGTTGACGCTTCCGTGTCTCGTCTGACGGAGCAGGAGATGACTTTGAAGAGCCAGTTAAGTGCTGCGCAAGGTCGAGTGGTCGTTTTGGAGAAAGAAGGGGACACAGCCGTTGCAGCCGCTAAGACTGCTCAGGACGAGGCCAATGCATTCAAGAGGAAGCACAAGGGAGTTAGAGAACAAGGCAAAAATGCGATTTTCATGACCGAAGAGGCCCTCAAGGCTCAAGTGAAGATTATTGCTCCCGATTTCGACATATCGGCAATTGGTGTTTTCAAGACTATCAAGGACGACAAGGTTGTCGATATGCTGAAGAAGTGATTTCCTGTAACTTGTGTTTTTATGGGTTGTAGAACTTTTTGTTACTAAAACTTTTGCGACTTTGTTAGCAGTTTGGTTGGTTTGTGGATACATTTCTTTGCTTATTATGTTGTTTTTGTTTGCCCGTTTGCTAGCTTATTTGTTTTACCGTTATGTTGGTAATTATTCGAAGTCGAGTTCTCTCTTTGTTATGGCCG
This sequence is a window from Arachis stenosperma cultivar V10309 chromosome 10, arast.V10309.gnm1.PFL2, whole genome shotgun sequence. Protein-coding genes within it:
- the LOC130955865 gene encoding unknown seed protein USP-like; translated protein: MEFRCAVAMLFCLAFAIGSRGRELIPDEDYWQAVWPNTPIPNTLKELLKPGAQDSEINDVPMKVDDTQYPKTFFFEHELFPGKKMNMKFSKIPFAQPYGVYTWGKVIKDLEKESFTFEDACVREAGKDEDKYCAKSLSTLIGFAVSKLGKNIQPFSSSFLDKQTDYTIEGVHNLGDKAVMCHRLNFQSTVFYCHEIHGTTAYMVPMVAADGRRTQALAVCHHDTSGMNAEVLYEMLKIKPGTETACHFLGNKAVMWVPNMAVNSVYNNANMAS